One stretch of Danio rerio strain Tuebingen ecotype United States chromosome 6, GRCz12tu, whole genome shotgun sequence DNA includes these proteins:
- the si:ch211-188c18.1 gene encoding immunoglobulin V-set domain-containing protein precursor: protein MMCIVKYSFLLVMICLKSSSLAATYLKELTGALGKDTTIECTNKPDQHGVYMYRQEKASKLKEIVYLYKDNTLTYKEIKESKIRVSTAFPNLNVTILNATLDDAGLYWCEYNKEEIITLSKFTLLWIDTVPDPSPLCPRPECPDTYSYVIIIFILCAAVGLLCFFGFYCVIRKRCMGKKQFTPSNQFSVPVYEEMNRSNLSNARSLINPDYHPINKL, encoded by the exons ATGATGTGCATTGTAAAATACAGTTTTCTGCTGGTCATGATCTGTTTAAAAAGCTCCTCGTTGGCAGCCACATATCTGAAAG AATTAACTGGAGCTTTGGGGAAAGACACCACCATTGAGTGCACTAATAAACCTGATCAACATGGTGTGTACATGTACAGACAAGAAAAGGCTAGTAAACTGAAGGAAATTGTATACCTTTACAAAGATAACACTCTTACCTATAAAGAAATTAAAGAATCCAAAATCAGAGTAAGTACAGCATTCCCCAACCTAAATGTCACCATCCTAAATGCAACTCTTGACGACGCTGGACTTTATTGGTGTGAATATAATAAAGAAGAAATAATTACCCTTAGCAAATTCACTTTGTTATGGATAG ACACAGTGCCAGACCCAAGCCCATTGTGCCCACGCCCGGAGTGTCCTGATACATATTCCTATGTGATCATCATCTTCATTTTGTGTGCTGCTGTGGGTCTACTGTGCTTTTTTGGTTTCTACTGCGTGATTCGGAAG CGGTGTATGGGGAAAAAGCAATTCACACCATCAAATCAATTCTCAGTCCCAGTCTATGAAGAGATGAATCGGAGCAACTTGTCCAATGCAAGGTCATTAATCAACCCTGATTACCAccctataaataaactttaa